Genomic DNA from Misgurnus anguillicaudatus chromosome 18, ASM2758022v2, whole genome shotgun sequence:
TCTCTCAATTTCTTTTGAGTGATCCCATTGCTGAAATTAAAAGGacagttcaccccaaaaattaacattttgtcatcatttaatcaTCAAGTTGTTAAAAAcctgcatacattttttgttctgctgaacacaaaagaagatattttgggcATTTTTGTGCCCACCATTGACTCCCATAATGTGCGCttttcctactattgaagtcaatggtgctcctgttttCTGCTTTCTTACAAATATCTTCCATTCCGttgagcagaacaaagaaacttgaggatgattttatttttgggtgaactgtccctttaattgcAGCAGTGGAATCGCTCAAAAGAAAATGTGAGAAAATTACAAATTTTAATGAGATTGACTGTAAATATTGAGGCTCAATGTGTGTAAACCTAAACATTGTGCATATAAACAAGTTGTTTTTTCTAGACCATGTTTGATTTTGGGTTACCCAAAGTGTTCATTAATGCAATAACTAACTATGTATTAATGTGAAGTTAAAGTAGCTGTTATTCATGCATGAATTCATATGActcattaattaaattattagtTTAGGTATTAGTACATGATTATTCATACTGTTACTGGACATTTTTAAATTTGCGCTTTTGCAAACAATAAAACTGGATTATATGTGCATTTAAAGTAATTTATATGTGTTTATGCTATATATACACATAGAAATAgtcaaaatcatgttttgctttaaatctAATCATGTCAACAAAGTTGTGAAGGGTTTGAGGATATGGAATATTAACCAACTCAATATGAAAGCTGCTGTGTCTTCTTATAATATAGCttcttgtgtatgtgtgtgtgtgttgaactTTCAAGGCTTTCAATCCAACATCTGTGTATAAGCTCCTCCCCCAAAAAGGCAAATAATTAGGAAAAAATGTGTCTCAAAGTGAACTACATGAGTTATCAAAACCAAATTAACAGCAACCTTCTCTTGGGTGAGACTGCAATAATCCCCATCATCTTACCGAGCATTCACTTTTACgcattaagtttttttttacatcaggATTGCAGGAAAAATGTCTGTGGGCTCAGGCAATGGGAAATTACGGCAGTGGCTGATCGAGCAGGTGGATACTGGGAAATATCCCGGGTTGGTGTGGGAAGATAGAGAGCGGACAACCTTCCGAATCCCATGGAAACATGCAGGAAAACAAGACTATAACAGAGACCAGGACGCTGCACTTTTCAAGGTGATTCACATGCagattaattacatttatacatttggagacgcttttatccaaagtaacttatagtgcattacaaagtatacatttttatcaacatgtgtgttccctgggttcaaacccgtgaccttttgcactgctaacacaatgcatTAACACTGATCTATAAAGGAGCACACAAAATTTACATGAATAAATGTTGcacattatatttacataaGTTAATGTAAACCATGTCCAATTTCGGTTGGACAAAACCAGCAAGTTCATGCATTTAGatgaaaagcttatttattgCTTTATATCTTTATGTCAAATGCTTTACATTATAAAGTATCTATGTGCTAATGTTCTTCATTGTGAATGCAACTTGTAAATTGTGATGCATTCATGCTTTTTTTAGTTTGTCTGAAAGGTTGAAAATCTTTTGGAGGCACTGTattgttatatttaaatgtattttctggATCAGGCCTGGGCTCTGTTTAAAGGAAAGTATCGTGAGGGTATCGATAAACCCGACCCACCAACCTGGAAGACTCGTCTCAGGTGCGCCCTGAACAAAAGCTGTGACTTCGAAGAGGTCGTGGGTCAGAGTCAGCTGGACATATCCGAACCATTTAAAGTGTACCGGGTTATTCCAGAAGGAACCAAAAGaggtacacacacgcacatgcaTTTCTATCTAACATCCAAAGGTCCTCTTTTActcattattttacatattcaTATCTTAGGACCAAAATCGTATGGGAACGTTtctgcaccctcaggtcatcttAACTACTCATCATACCCCTCATATGAACCTGTGCAGGGTCAGGTAAGTGATTCAATTCATGTACTGCACCAGAAGAAAGAGATGAAAGAGATTTCTGAGGGTTTTCTCCCTGCAGGTTTGTAACTTCATGTCGGTCACCGATCGGACCTGGAGAGACTTCATGTCTGAACCGAATTCACTTTCAGAGTATCACGGTTCATTCAGTCAAAGCTCACGCTGGGATGCTGGTActgactttgtgtgtgtgtatgtgttaatatctttaataatgTTTGGTCATTAATTTGTATTTGTCATGTTCAGGGTATCAAATCAATGGATCGTTCTACAGCAATGGTTCATTTGATTCACCACCTATGTTCACCGTGGACACCAGCATGAGATCAATGGAGACCATGACGATGTCAGGTACACACATCCAATCAATAAATCAATCAATAGATCAAACTGTCTAGCAACAGCCACTCCAAAGACCTTAGCAACCACTAAGGACATTTTTCTGCATGCACACTAAATCCTCATCCATGCATGGTTCAGATCCTCGTCTGCAGGTGAGCGTGTTCAGCGGTGATGCTCTTGTCGCTGATGTGACGGTCACGAGCGTCGACGGCTGTCTGCTGGTTCCTTACGATGACAGCTGGACCTACATCAGTCCGAGTGGTCCGGAGCCCGTTCCTCTTCCCCAGTCTGAGAAAGGAGAGCTGGAGGGTGGCGTTTTGCTCTGGATGTCACCCGACGGCCTGTACGCCCGACGCTTCTGTGAGAGCAGAATCTACTGCAACGGCACTCACACAAACTTCACCACTAAACTCTACAAACTGGAAAGAGATCAAACCAGTAAACTACTGGACACGCAGCTGTTCCTAACAGGTTACATTaaatttacagaaaaattaatattaacgcccatgcactgtaaaaaaaatgcagcaatatatttttgctactttaacttaaaaaaaaaaagttaaacagtTTCAACTTGTtcttataagttatgtcaacttattgGTTGaactgacttgcaaaaccaagttgttttaacttatttttatacagtgtgaaaaaatatgttttatatatatagaccgtttcagcagtaaaaacataaacaagcggctgccgtggtccgcacgtaacttccggtaaactccgctaataataagttacaacaaagtacttaaaacgtagtttatttatataacaagcaaaaacacaacacatagattacctaggaaaccaaaacatttgttattttcaacgaggcatttgttcaagagatcagtttagcaactagtcagaccattaaaaaaacgaaaccggaagtaaagttcggatccagacgtgtatcatgtgcatccgatgaaaccatatatatatgctaaatacattttgtagaaagtagagcttaattaaatatatattttgaattttaaaatatatttagttttaatttcttatatgtaaggaataattgatgacgggctgttgaatttttcaaaaaataatgcacacccaaggtggtaatgcggcactaCAAGaagtgggtgtgcattattttcaaataattcaataattcAATTAAGtaaattattctgcttatactaTACGGTTAGCAAAACATCGCTCTggctattttaagacatttgaatatatttaaaatttatataatttataata
This window encodes:
- the irf4l gene encoding interferon regulatory factor 4 — translated: MSVGSGNGKLRQWLIEQVDTGKYPGLVWEDRERTTFRIPWKHAGKQDYNRDQDAALFKAWALFKGKYREGIDKPDPPTWKTRLRCALNKSCDFEEVVGQSQLDISEPFKVYRVIPEGTKRGPKSYGNVSAPSGHLNYSSYPSYEPVQGQVCNFMSVTDRTWRDFMSEPNSLSEYHGSFSQSSRWDAGYQINGSFYSNGSFDSPPMFTVDTSMRSMETMTMSDPRLQVSVFSGDALVADVTVTSVDGCLLVPYDDSWTYISPSGPEPVPLPQSEKGELEGGVLLWMSPDGLYARRFCESRIYCNGTHTNFTTKLYKLERDQTSKLLDTQLFLTELQGCFLQARPPPRFHVQLYFESCDPTADRRPLTVQVEPLFARQLLLLSQQGSVNYIRNVNDLSPVTPDQIFPSRQDYSAAIGPQTHDSFLQE